In Actinoplanes octamycinicus, the genomic window GTAGTCGGCCAGGGCCCGCTCCAGCGGCTCCACCTTGCGCATGAAGCAGCACTCGTCCGGGTTGCGGGCGAACAGCCGGGGACCGTACTCCCCGTCCTGCTGGCCGACCGTCATCCGCGGGCGGATCGAGCGGACGTTCACGTTCATCGTGCGGGCCACCGTGTCCCGGACCTTGAGGGTCTCCGGGAAGTGCAGGCCGGTGTCCAGGAAGACCACGTCCACGCCGGGCGCGACGCGGGAGAAGAGGTGCGCGACCACCGCGTCGGCCATCGAGCTGGTGACACAGAACCGCGCGCCGAAGGTGTCGGTCGCCCACTTGGCGATCTCCTCGGCGGGGCGGCCCTCCAGGTCGCGGGCGGCCTGCAAGGCCAGCTCGCGCAGCTCCTCCGGAGAACGACGGGCGGGGTCAGCGGGGGCGGCGGCGGGACTGCCACCCAGGTTGATCAGGCCCAGGCCGGAGGCGTTCAGGATGCTCATTCTGTGGCTCCCTTGGACAACAACCCGATGAACTTGACCGAAAACACGCGGGCGCAGGAGTGGCACTCCCAGGCGCCGTGCGAGGACTCGTTGGGGCGGAGGTCCTCGTCACCGCAGTAGGGGCAGTAGAGCGGGGCGGATCGGGCGTCGCTCATTTCAGGAGCTCCTCTTCCGCCCGCATCACCCAGTTGGCGAAGGTCTCCCCCTCGGAGCGGCCACCCAGGTAGTTCCGGGCCACCCGCTCGACGTAGTCGGGGAGCTCCTCGGCGGTGGCCTTGAGGCCCCGCAGCTTGCGGCCGAACCCGGCGGTCTCGCCCTTGGCCATGCCGAGCGCGCCGCCGAGGTGGATCTGGAAGCCCTCGACCTGCTCGCCGTGCGCGTTCATCACCAGCTGGCCCTTGAGGCCGATGTCGGCGACCTGGGTCCGGGCGCACGCGTTCGGGCAGCCGTTGAGGTGCACCGAGATGTCCGCGTCGAAGTCGCCGAGCCGCTCCTCGAGCCGGGCGACCAGCTCCTCGCCGCGCGCCTTGGTCTCGACGATGGCGAGCTTGCAGAACTCGATGCCGGTGCAGGCCATCGTGCCGCGCCGCCAGGCCGACGGGCGCGCCTCCAGCCCGATCCCGCGAAGTCCGCTGATCAGCGACTCGACCCGATCGTCGGCGACATCCAGAACCAGAAGCTTCTGGTACGCCGTGAGCCGCACCCGCTCCGACCCGTGCTGCTCGACCAGGTCCGCCAGGGCGAGCAGCTGCTTGCCGGAGGAGCGGCCGACGACCGGGGCGGCGCCGACATAGTTCCGCCCGTCGCGCTGCTTGTGCACGCCGATGTGGTCGATCGGCTTCTCCGGCAGGTCCGGGGCGGGCCCATCGATGAGTGCCCGGCCCAGGTACTCCTTCTCCAGGACGTCACGGAACTTCGCCACACCCCAGTCGGCGAGCAGGAACTTCAGCCGGGCGCGGTGCCGCAGCCGGCGGTAGCCGTAGTCCCGGAAGATCGCGACCACGCCCTCCCAGACGTCCGGGATCTCGGCGAGCGGCACCCAGACGCCGAGGCGCTCGGCCAGCCGCGGGTTGGTGGAGAGGCCGCCGCCGACCCAGAGGTCGAAGCCGGGACCGTGCTCGGGGTGCTCGACCCCGACGAACGCGATGTCGTTGGCCTGGTACGGCCCGTCGGGCAGCCAGGAGATGACCGACTTGAACTTGCGCGGCAGGTTCGAATACGCGGGGTCACCGACGTACCGCTTGATGATCTCGTCGATCGCCGGGGTGGCGTCGATGACCTCGTCGGTCGAGATGCCGGCGACCGGGCTGCCGAGCACCACGCGCGGGCAGTCGCCGCACGCCTCGGTGGTCTGCAGGCCGACCGACTCCAGCCGGCGCCAGATCTCCGGCATGTCCTCGACCCGGATCCAGTGCATCTGGATGTTCTGCCGGTCGGTGATGTCGGCGCTGTCGCGGGCGAACTCGGTGGCGATCTGGCCGATCACGCGCAACTGGGCCAGGCTCAGCGCGCCGCCGTCGATCCGGACGCGGAGCATGAAGTACTCGTCCTCGAGCTCCTCCGGCTCCAGCACCGCGGTGCGGCCGCCGTCGATCCCGGCCTTGCGCTGGGTGTAGAGCCCCCACCAGCGGAACCGGCCGCGCAGGTCGGCCGGGTCGATCGAGGCGAAGCCGCCCTTGGCGTAGATGTTCTCGATGCGCGCCCGGACGTTGAGCGGGTTGTCGTCCTTCTTGCTGCGCTCATTGGGGTTGAGCGGCTCGCGGTGTCCGAGCGCCCACTGACCCTCGCCGCGCGCCTTACGAGGGCGGGCGGTCGGCGTTGCGGGAGTGTTGCTGGGCGCCATGGCGGCGGTCCTCCGGGTTTCGTGGGCACCGGAAGACAATCGCGGCCATCTGGAGGCTCCGCGACTTCAGCGTCGGGAGAGGGCCGGCTTGTCGTCCGCGCCCGAAATAAAGGGGGGCGGCGTCAGGAAGCCGGACACATCGCGCTGAAGACACGCCCGTAGTCGACGTGGCGGCGTGCCACGAAGCGGCGGTCGATTGCAGCGGTCATGCCGGTAAGCCTCTCACGCAAACCGAATGTGGGCCAGTGAGGTCCAGAATCCGGGAGTGTGGCGCATGGCACTTCGCGGAGTAATCCTACTGCCGTTACGAAGTCGTTACATCGCAGGTGGGGCACGCCCAGACATCGACGGCCGAAGATCAATACAACGATCAAGATCTTCATTGACGCGCGCCCGCCGGGGTACGGACCGCACGCTCCCGGCACCCCTCTGTCAAGGGGTTGGTGTGAGGGGTGTTTTAGGGTGGTGGTTGGCGGGTCCGGGTTGTGACTTTTCCGAAGTGTCGATCTTGGGGTTTGGGTCGGCCGCGCTGGAGTTCAGAGTCGCCCCCGTGTGTCCTCCCGGACCCGTCGCTGTCTGTTGTGCCGTGTGGTCGTCTTTGATCATTTGGCGGTAGACGGTGTCGGACAGGCGTCGTTTCAACGCTCGCATGGCTTCCATCGCGGTTTTGCCTTCGGCGCGTTTGCGCTGGTAGTAGGCGCGGCCGGGGGTGTCGAAGCGGAGCTGGGTGATGGCCATGATGTGCAGGACCCGGTTGATGCGCCGGTTCCCGGCCCGGTTGAGCCGGTGATGATGGTTGTCGCCGGAGGACACGTCGATGGGGGCGGTGCCGTTCCAGGTGGCGAAGTGCCCGCGGGTCGGGAAGCGGCTGATGTCGCCGATGTCGCCGAGCAGGCGGGCGGCGCCGGAGGGGCCGATGCCGTTGAGGCTGGTCAGCTGGGTGCCGGTGGCGGCCAGCACGGTCTTCAGCTGCCGGTTGGCTGCTTTGATCTTGGTGTCCAGGGTGGTGAGCTCGTCGGCCAGGTCGCCGGCCAGCTGATAGCGGGTGGCGGTGACGATGTCGCCGGCCGGGACGCTGACGCGTTCGAGCAGGGTGCGGGCCTGGTCGGTGGTCAGGTTCTTCTTCGCGCCGCCGGGGATCAGTTCGAGCAGTAGCTGGTGCAGCCGGTTGATGGTCTCGGTGCGGGTGGCGCCGAGCTGGTCGCGGCGGTCGGCCAGCAGCCGCAGCGCGACGGTGGCGCCGTCGGCGTGAACGCGGCGCAGGCCCGGGGTGCGCAGGGCGGTCACCGCGATGTGGTGCGCGTCGTGACCGTCGGTTTTACGGCCGTGCCCGGTGTCAAAGTTGCGGGCTTTCGCGGCGAGTTTCGCCGGGACGTCCAGCACGGTTTCGCCGTCGGCGACCAGCCGCTGGGCCAGGTGCCGGCCGATGCCGTTACAGCCCTCGACCGCCCACACCCGGCCGGCGTGACGGCGGCCGGCGGCGAGCATCTGCTGGTAGCCACCGGTGTCGGTGCCGTACCTGCCACGGGCCAGCACCTGTTCACGCTCGTTGATGATCTCGATCGTCGCGGACCGCTTGTGCGGATCGACTCCAATGATCAGCTGACCCATGTACCCGTTGACCTTCCCGTCGTCGCGGCAGAACCACACCAGCGGGAGGGCAACGCTACTTACAGCTGGGCAAACCCCTCTTCAGCCACTCCGCGCCACGGTGACCGGCAGGGTCCAAGCCGGGAGAGAGCCACACCCCGCCATATGAGTGGGCAGCGCGGGCCTGAGCACCCTACCGATCACCTCGACCAAGCCTGGCCGGGCCGCGGTCGTACACCAAATTCTCTTTAAGTAGCGCGGGCCGGGCACGGCGATCTGGCCGCTGGCGCGTCCAGAGCGATCGCCGCACCCTTCACGGCCCGTGGGTGGTCACCGAAGAACCAGCGCCGCCGTGCCGGACTCAGCGCTTGCCCAGCGGGACCACCAGGACCGCCTCCGTGCCGCCACCCGCCCGGTTGCGCAGCTCGATGCTGCCGCGCAACTCGCCGGTCGCCAGGGCGCGGACGATCTGCAGGCCGAGCCGGCCGCCCGCGTCCGGGCGGAAGCCCTCCGGAAGGCCCTGACCGTTGTCGGCCACCGTGACGTGCAGCTGTTTGCGGAACCGGTGGGCCGAGACGACCACCTCGGCCGGCTGCTCCGGCGCGGGCGCCGGCTCGTCGTCCTCGCCCGCCGGGAAGCCGTGCTCGACCGCGTTGATCAGCAGCTCGTTGAGGACCATGACCAGCGAGGTGGCGATCTCCGCGGGCAGGATGCCGAACGTGCCCTCCCGGCGCATGTGCACCGACAGGCTGGTCGAGGCGACCTCGGTGGCGGCGGTGGCCACCCGGTCGACGATCCCGTCGAACTCGACCGCCTCGTCGCTGGACATCGAGAGCGTCTCGTGCACCAGCGCGATCGAGGCGACCCGGCGGACCGACTCCTCCAGGGCCATCCGGGCCTCCGGGGCGTCCACGCGGCGGGCCTGGAGGCGCAGCAGCGCGGCCACGGTCTGCAGATTGTTCTTCACCCGGTGGTGGATCTCCCGGATCGTGGCGTCCTTGGTCATCAGGGCGCGGTCCCGGCGGCGCACCTCGGTGACGTCCCGGACCAGGACCAGCGCGCCGATCGGGACGCCGGCCGGGAGCAGCGGCAGCGAGCGGGTGAGCACGGTCGCGCCGCGCGCCTCGAACTCCATCCGGGGCGGGAACTCGCCGCGCAGCGAGGCCCGGATCCGCTCGGCGACGTCGTTGCCCTCCAGCGGGTCGGCGGCCAGCCGGGTGGAGAGGTGGGCCAGGTCCTCGCCGACCAGGTGCGCGTTGAAGCCCAGCCGGCGGTAGGCCGACTGGGCGTTCGGGCTGGCGTAGGTGACCTTGCCGGAGGCGTCCAGCCGGATCAGGCCGTCGCCGACCCGGGGCGCCGAGGTGGTCATCTCGCCGGGCTGCCGGGCCGGCGGGAAGGTGCCGTCGGCGACCATCTGGGCCAGGTCGTCCGCGGTGGTCAGATAGTTCAGCTCGAGCTGGCTGGGGGTGCGGGCGGTGCTCAGGTTGGTGTCGCGGCCGATCACCGCGATCACCTCGCTGTAGCCCTCCTCGTGGTCGTTCTCGTCGCGGCGGCGGACCGGGATGGCCTCGTGCCGGGCCGGGGTGTCGCCGTACCAGACCGGGTCGCCCTCACGCCAGATCCGCTCCTGGGTGAAGGCCACGTCCAGGTGCGCCACCTCGGGACCGCCGAAGATCTTGCCGACCTGGTCCTCCTGGTACGCCGTGGGCGCGGTGCTCGGGCGCACCTGGGCGACACAGAGGAAGTCACGCGGCTTCCGGGCCTCTCCCTTGATCGGCACCCAGAGGAGCAGATCGGCGAAGGAGAGGTCGGAGAGCAGCTGCCAGTCACCGGCGAGCCGGTGCAGGTGGTCGATGTCGGCGGAACCGAGGCTGGTGTGTTCCTCGACGAGATCGCGCAGGGTGGACACTCGCCAAGCCTGCCACGCGGATGTTTCCTACAGCGTGCTGGTCACCTTCTTCAGGCCGCGCGGCGCGTCCGGGTCCTCGCCCTTGGCCAGCGCCAGCGCCAGCGCCAGCTTCTGCAGCGGCAGGATGTCCAGCAGTGGGCTGTACCGCTCGTCGACGGCGGGCACCGCGAGCCGGCCGGCCGGGCCGATGGTCAGCACGTCGGCCTTGCGCTCGCGCAGCCGCTCGATCACGTCGCCCATCGACTTGCCGCCCGGGCCGTCGCCGACCACGGCCAGCACCGGCACGTCGGTGTCGGTCATCGCGAGCGGGCCGTGCAGCAGGTCGGCGCCGGAGAACGCCAGGGTCGGCACGTACGACGTCTCCATCAGCTTGAGCGCGGCCTCCCGGGCGGTCGGGTAGGCGTAGCCGCGGCCGGTGGTCACCATGTGCGGCGCGAACCGGTAGCGCTGCGCGATCTCGTCCGGGGTCCGGTCGGCGAGCGTGGTCTCGGCCAGCTCGGGCAGCCCGGCCAGCGCGGCCCGCTCGGCCTCGGGCAGCCGGCCGTCGCCGGCCCGGATCCCCTCGACCAGCAGCAGCAGCGCGAGCAGCTCGGCGGTGTACGTCTTGGTGGCGGCCACCGCCCGCTCGTGCCCGGCGGCCACGTCGACCGACAGCTCGGCGGCCCGGGCCAGCGGCGACTCCGGGTTGTTGGTGACCGCGAGGGTGAGCGCGCCGGTCTCCCGGGCGGCGGAGAGCACGCCGGTCAGGTCGGGCGAGCCGCCGCTCTGGCTGACCCCGACGACCAGGGTGCCGGTGAAGTCGGGCCGGGCGCCGTAGAGCGTGATGGCGCTCGGCGAGGCGCTGGCCACCGGCAGGCCGAGGCGGATCTCGGTCAGGTACGCCCCGTAGAGCGCGGCGTGGTCGGAGGTGCCCCGGCCGACGAACAGCACGTTGCGCGGACGGCGGGCCGCGATCTCGGCCGCCACCTCGGCGATCGCCGTCGCGTGCGGGCCGTCGAGCAGGCGGGCGAAACCCGCCGGTTGTTCCGCGATGTCCGCTGCCATCCCGTGGCCTGGCTGTGTCACGTCATCCTCCCCAGATGAGCATTTCCCGCGCGATCGATGCGCAGTCTTGCAAGAAAAAGCTTAGTACGTCAATCTTTCGAGCACTACTGCGCAAACGTGAGGCCTGACAGATCGCCCCGATGCCCGTACTGTCTTCACTCGTGGATGCCCACCCCCAGGTCAGCCAGGACCTCACGCTCGCCCGCGCCGCTCTCGACCGCGGGGAGCGCAGCCAGGCCGCCCGGCACCTGGCCGGGGCACTGCCACACGCACCCACCCTGCCGGAGATCCACGAGCTGCTCAGCCGATTGGCCGCGGACACCGACGACGCCCTGGACCTGTTCCCGCTGGACGCGCACGCGCCGGCCGGCCGGGTCGCGGCGCACGCCCACCTGCTCGCCGCGGCCGGGCGCCCGGAGGACGGGCTGCCGCTGCTCGCCGCGGCCAGCGGGCACACCCCCGGGGTGGACTGGGCCGGCGTCCCCTGGGTCAGCGACCCGGTGCTCGGCGACCGGATCGACCCGGACGCGCTGGCCCGCACCGTGATGCGGCTGTGCACCGCGGTGGGCGACCCGGCGCCGGCCACCGCCGCCGTCCCGCTGCAGCCCTACCTGACCGTGGTCCGGCACACCGTGGCCGCGCACGGCGAGCACGCGATGCTGCTCGGCGCCGGCTCGGCGCTGGCCCGGCGGCTGGGTGAGGCGCGGCTGGCGGTCGACTGGGCCAGCCGGGGTGCCCGGTCCCACCCGTCCAAGCTGGGCGAGATCTGGCTGGGGTACGCGTACCGCAGTGCCGGCCGGATCCCGGAGGCGCTGGCCGCCCTGCGCCGCGCGGTCACCTACGACCCGGACGACCTCAGCGTCTACGCCGACGTGGCGGCCACCCTGGCCGATCTGGGCCGGCTGGACGAGGCGCTGGACTGGACCGACCGGGCGATGGAGCGCGACCCGATGTTCGACTGCGTGGTGCACACCGCGCACCGGCTGCGTTACCGCGCCGACGGCGAGGTGGCCCACCTGATCGCGCTCGCCGACTACATCCGCGACCACCCGGACGACACCCACGAGCACACCGACCTCGCCGACTGCTGCCGCAACACGCCCTGGCTGAGCGGCACCCCGGCCGGGCTGGGCCGGCTGCGGCCGGGCCGGGCACCGGTCAACGCCGAGCCGTCCGCGGACGCCCGGGACCGGCTGCTCCGAGTCGCCTCGGGCACCTGGGCACATCCGCCGGCCGCCTACGATCGAGCGCTCGGCCTGGTCCTGGTCGAGCCGTGGGAGCTGCTCGCGCTGCTCGGGCACCCGTCGGTGACCGGCGCCGAGCAGCCCGGCGCCGCGGAGATCTGGGCCTGCCTGGGCCTGCTGCACCACGGGACGGACGAGCCGTGGCTGGACTCGAGC contains:
- a CDS encoding phosphoadenylyl-sulfate reductase, with product MSILNASGLGLINLGGSPAAAPADPARRSPEELRELALQAARDLEGRPAEEIAKWATDTFGARFCVTSSMADAVVAHLFSRVAPGVDVVFLDTGLHFPETLKVRDTVARTMNVNVRSIRPRMTVGQQDGEYGPRLFARNPDECCFMRKVEPLERALADYDSWATGLRRDESPTRANTPVVAFDAKKGKVKVNPIAAWTQADVDRYISRWNVPVNELFKKGYGSIGCWPCTRRTKAGEDPRAGRWAMFEKTECGLHV
- a CDS encoding nitrite/sulfite reductase, producing MAPSNTPATPTARPRKARGEGQWALGHREPLNPNERSKKDDNPLNVRARIENIYAKGGFASIDPADLRGRFRWWGLYTQRKAGIDGGRTAVLEPEELEDEYFMLRVRIDGGALSLAQLRVIGQIATEFARDSADITDRQNIQMHWIRVEDMPEIWRRLESVGLQTTEACGDCPRVVLGSPVAGISTDEVIDATPAIDEIIKRYVGDPAYSNLPRKFKSVISWLPDGPYQANDIAFVGVEHPEHGPGFDLWVGGGLSTNPRLAERLGVWVPLAEIPDVWEGVVAIFRDYGYRRLRHRARLKFLLADWGVAKFRDVLEKEYLGRALIDGPAPDLPEKPIDHIGVHKQRDGRNYVGAAPVVGRSSGKQLLALADLVEQHGSERVRLTAYQKLLVLDVADDRVESLISGLRGIGLEARPSAWRRGTMACTGIEFCKLAIVETKARGEELVARLEERLGDFDADISVHLNGCPNACARTQVADIGLKGQLVMNAHGEQVEGFQIHLGGALGMAKGETAGFGRKLRGLKATAEELPDYVERVARNYLGGRSEGETFANWVMRAEEELLK
- a CDS encoding IS110 family transposase → MWFCRDDGKVNGYMGQLIIGVDPHKRSATIEIINEREQVLARGRYGTDTGGYQQMLAAGRRHAGRVWAVEGCNGIGRHLAQRLVADGETVLDVPAKLAAKARNFDTGHGRKTDGHDAHHIAVTALRTPGLRRVHADGATVALRLLADRRDQLGATRTETINRLHQLLLELIPGGAKKNLTTDQARTLLERVSVPAGDIVTATRYQLAGDLADELTTLDTKIKAANRQLKTVLAATGTQLTSLNGIGPSGAARLLGDIGDISRFPTRGHFATWNGTAPIDVSSGDNHHHRLNRAGNRRINRVLHIMAITQLRFDTPGRAYYQRKRAEGKTAMEAMRALKRRLSDTVYRQMIKDDHTAQQTATGPGGHTGATLNSSAADPNPKIDTSEKSQPGPANHHPKTPLTPTP
- a CDS encoding sensor histidine kinase, translating into MSTLRDLVEEHTSLGSADIDHLHRLAGDWQLLSDLSFADLLLWVPIKGEARKPRDFLCVAQVRPSTAPTAYQEDQVGKIFGGPEVAHLDVAFTQERIWREGDPVWYGDTPARHEAIPVRRRDENDHEEGYSEVIAVIGRDTNLSTARTPSQLELNYLTTADDLAQMVADGTFPPARQPGEMTTSAPRVGDGLIRLDASGKVTYASPNAQSAYRRLGFNAHLVGEDLAHLSTRLAADPLEGNDVAERIRASLRGEFPPRMEFEARGATVLTRSLPLLPAGVPIGALVLVRDVTEVRRRDRALMTKDATIREIHHRVKNNLQTVAALLRLQARRVDAPEARMALEESVRRVASIALVHETLSMSSDEAVEFDGIVDRVATAATEVASTSLSVHMRREGTFGILPAEIATSLVMVLNELLINAVEHGFPAGEDDEPAPAPEQPAEVVVSAHRFRKQLHVTVADNGQGLPEGFRPDAGGRLGLQIVRALATGELRGSIELRNRAGGGTEAVLVVPLGKR
- a CDS encoding SIS domain-containing protein, which gives rise to MAADIAEQPAGFARLLDGPHATAIAEVAAEIAARRPRNVLFVGRGTSDHAALYGAYLTEIRLGLPVASASPSAITLYGARPDFTGTLVVGVSQSGGSPDLTGVLSAARETGALTLAVTNNPESPLARAAELSVDVAAGHERAVAATKTYTAELLALLLLVEGIRAGDGRLPEAERAALAGLPELAETTLADRTPDEIAQRYRFAPHMVTTGRGYAYPTAREAALKLMETSYVPTLAFSGADLLHGPLAMTDTDVPVLAVVGDGPGGKSMGDVIERLRERKADVLTIGPAGRLAVPAVDERYSPLLDILPLQKLALALALAKGEDPDAPRGLKKVTSTL
- a CDS encoding tetratricopeptide repeat protein → MDAHPQVSQDLTLARAALDRGERSQAARHLAGALPHAPTLPEIHELLSRLAADTDDALDLFPLDAHAPAGRVAAHAHLLAAAGRPEDGLPLLAAASGHTPGVDWAGVPWVSDPVLGDRIDPDALARTVMRLCTAVGDPAPATAAVPLQPYLTVVRHTVAAHGEHAMLLGAGSALARRLGEARLAVDWASRGARSHPSKLGEIWLGYAYRSAGRIPEALAALRRAVTYDPDDLSVYADVAATLADLGRLDEALDWTDRAMERDPMFDCVVHTAHRLRYRADGEVAHLIALADYIRDHPDDTHEHTDLADCCRNTPWLSGTPAGLGRLRPGRAPVNAEPSADARDRLLRVASGTWAHPPAAYDRALGLVLVEPWELLALLGHPSVTGAEQPGAAEIWACLGLLHHGTDEPWLDSSRRRLLLGLLDGEVDRVTQAALFALITYAWVDPAARADVAAVVAGRFAEVAGGPFTRAVAELAMITPELGRATRELAAATIRVPAIPRQRRRSYLLRWLRK